The sequence below is a genomic window from Harmonia axyridis chromosome 1, icHarAxyr1.1, whole genome shotgun sequence.
ATTTGTGATTATCCTAGGAAAGAGGCACtttgattcaattttattatacgGGGTTCTCAAATGAGAGAAAATAGCTCCTATCTGGACAGCTGCTGCAGCTGACATCATTGGACATTAGACAAGTAGAAGTATACACTACGCCATTACTACAAATTGGACGATACCTGCTTACAAAcgcattgaaattattaaaattcactacaaaaatggtgaaaattttagaGTTCGCAAAACTAATGATCTTTTGGCTCGTGGTGAAACACCTTCTCAGCAGAATATGGGGACACTGGAGAACAAATTTGTGCTCTGTTAGCCTtctgggaactgcgaccaatttgatcttttgttctaatccctacctattcatacaaaccctgGGAGGCCGTCGATGCGGTTAACGAAACCTTCGACATCCTTTGGAGCCTTGGCTATCatttcgtgagtatccagaactgactttcccatgtgagtggttcttagccctgaacatttgcacactatgtgttcggctgtttctacttcctttccacaAAGCCtacagatctcatctgctgacttacccatgcggtacaaaaggtatttgcactgacagtgtcccaccattacccgatgctcagctcgtggtagcttcagaagctttctggtataggtcgatgaatgcaccacaaatttctttgcctgagtgTTGcccggagtgtttctccagagggtttttctattgtcccactcccattgttggactgctgctttatattggtcttttccaagcctaCAGAAGAGCTCAGAACCAACAGGTGTTGACCTTGATTCTTCTTCGCAAGTTCATCGACATTTTCTTTTCCTATAACTTTAATACCACAGTGCTTCGATACCCCGGTTCCATATTCTGAGTATTTGGTCTATCTTTGCATAAAACCAAACTACAATTACATATTGATGTCGCTATCTATTTTGGGGATATAGCTcatgaaaatgaatttattcaagtTCTTAtaaaataagaagaaatatctggaAAAACATTGACTTTGCGTCAGGAGTCaatattaaatgtttttgtCCTTGATTTTGTTATGGTTCAGGTGATGTGattaacaaaattttacatcaaGCCCCAAAGTGTGTTATATTCTACATCTACACGAAGAATTTCGACTGAGTCGGGTCTGTTGAGGCCGaaattcggtttttttttcattctgcttgaattttttgtgGTTCTTATCAAgcgatcaacacgaaatttgaaTCATATTTGAAACTCTTATTTCATATCTTAACGCAACTCGATCGCTTTGTACAGTGATATATTGCGCTCTGTTGAAGGAACGATCGCTAACGATTTTGCTAACAATGTTACTGAATACTGAGTGTGAAAAgaagattttattattttattcaatctaATATCCCTTTTATAAGACTTCAATAAATAGAGATTATTTTTTCCATTGGAACTCTAGACATACCTAACTTCATGGAAAATCTATTAGAATCTATATTTAGCAATCTATCGTTATTATTTATTGAGCTAGTAGAGCATCACATTCCTTAGGTTACTGTCATGTTCAACGCCTCCCACGTGCTCACACAAAAGGTCATTTGATTCGAGACGTTAGAACGTTTTCGATTTTTCCAATCTACAGCTCGGTTATACCGCTGGTTACTTCACATGTTCGCCGAGACCGAACGAAACgtattttcaacaataaatgCCCAATAAAATCGATATATCGATGCGATGGTTGGATTTCCTTAGATGGTCGTAATATAATAACTTCGTGCGACTACATTTCATTTCTGGTATTGTTTATGGGCCTTAAAGTGACTGCGTTTATGAGCACTCAAGATAAATAGGCGGAGAGTGAAACATCACTTTCTCGTATCGAAATCGTTCACGTATTCTTCATACACAACAAAATGCTCTGACAGAGGGTGTGGCACTGTGCTTTCTCGTCTTTTTCCCCGAAAAATCGGCTCTTTACACATATGCAGTACGTTATTTTCAGTCTTGCAATACTATTATCTTattatttagaggggcactacagggatatcgaaaaccgttagagatactgggtggcttgaattacaaaaaagttgcgttatttagggattagtgtgttggtgttaacagatccaaaatatctccaatggttcccgagatatctcgaaaaaacttcgtcgtcagattttttctgttttctcttgtttcagagacgcgatagtaaatttcttttcttatgacgccatattggttttacttatgaggtgataaagaaaaaattacgattttaacaatgtatcacactctacaaaaattaagtgatgaTTTCACTTAACAACTGAACGAAGAAACAAGTAacttgacaattctggcaccagcctactagtcaaataaaataataaaaaggaagttcaaatttgcgtagatagactcgatatttttgtagagtgtgaattgttgaattcatatttttttctttatcacctcataagaaGAACCAATATGGCTTTCataagaagaaaatattgactatcgcgtctctgaaactatggaaaacagaaaaaatctgacgacaccaagATACCCACACCAAATTCCATTGGAATCGGataaaaattgtagaaattcaagtttttacaAGGACAAGCAATCACACAGACCGACACAGAAATCTTCATCTACAGTCTTCAGTAGACTTGAAAgcttaattataaataataaacctgCTGTCCAGAAAATTATTGTTTATATTGAAGAACGCAACCCTTTTTTCGATTGTTCCTTACCAATTCAGAGATAAATAAATAGGATTGGGATCGAATATTCATATGGAGTCTTCATAAACAAAGTCCATTAGAGAACTTTACGATGCACAAATAATAAGCATGACTAGAAACGTTTTTTCACCATAAGAATCCCGGAACTCCATCATATCgaggaaatatttatatttctcttgaaattgGCCGTACCATACTGTATTACCCATTTTATTGCCCTCGTAAGGGAACTGACCACCTATGAGCAATATTGGTAACGATATATTTCACTTCCTATATATGTTGAAAACATAGACTAATAATTAATCTGTGGTGTAAAATCGCTTCATGAGATATGAACGAAATTAACCTTCCTGTTCAAGTGCATCATGGTTTTCTTCATCCTGATTTTACCTCTCATTATTCCTTCAGCTTCAAGTTTCAACCATTTGTCTGCCAACAAAATCTCACCGATGCGATAGAGCAATTTGCATCGTTAtcgtttttatttttcgaattgcAGTGCCTGTCTCTGGACATCCCATTTGGTTGATGGTGCAAATTGAACGTTATTACCTTAGTAGCAGATGCTTTATAATACTAATATTGCCTACTCCGAGCGTCGATCGAAATGGCTTTTTATTGCTGCGATCAGGTTTTGATTACTCTGTTCGGTGATAGCGAACATCTTGTACACGTGAAGGCGGCCCACATGGTTGGTAATTCACAGTTTTCGTTAGTGTAAAATCTTGAAATAGATCGATAGCCATACACCATCTGATATTTCATCAAGTCATATCTGGTGTTTCGTTTTTATTTAATGTTTCTATATTTTCAAAGCTAGAGAAAGGATTTCACGGGAGagtaaaatatatttcagttttGGCTGAAGGACTCAGGTCGATGGCCACAaacacatttattattattttatttcagatcAAATGAAGATATATCTTTTTGGTAATCAGGATGATCAGTACCTACTTGAAGATGAAAAAAGAATACATCGAATTTTGAGCATTCAATGgaacacaaaataaaaatcttGCCTTCACTTGTTAGTCGAAATACTGAAACCTTCCAATAGACGTTcacttcatgaaaatttgattaGAAAATATCTCAATTAGTTCCACGTTGAATATctatttttagatgaaaatcTCACCTTATcggtatttttcaattgaaacttAAAAATCACAGACATATTTCGATCAAAATGCAAGTACGCTGTATCCTAGAACGAGCTCCCAGAAAGAACGAGAAGATTTTATGAAATGTTTTCTGCTGACAGAAATTGCTCCATCGCATTACATTTCTGTGAAAATGTATTCCGACTGTCATGTACATATAAATTTGCAACGGAATCTCCTCCTATGCAATACTAAACTTGCAGCACGGCAAAATTGCATCTCTAACATAGCCCGAAGAAGCCAGTCGTAATAACGAgtcgaataaaatataaaatctctCCAACGTCACAGATGAAAGAGCACTTACGTGTaacaatgtagaatggaatGAAATTTATTAATCCATATATGCAGCCGGAGTATTTTCAGCGCACCGGCAATGTGAAGTCTCGAATAGGGTAATTCAATTTGCTTTAAAATTGGATTGTCTGCATTTCACGTTTGGGAATGTTATACAGATTCTCCCCGTCCTATGTAATTCCTTCGTTCGTTcccgttttatttttattcctgcAAAGGTTAACGATTTCAGTGAACTCTGTTTCATTTTTATCCAAAAAGAATCTTATGAGAGGTTACCTTGATCGCAATACCCATTTTCCTTGTATTCTAGACTGATAACCCTTTAACGTTATAGTTGTATTATTACAGATCTTGTATTGATTATGTTGTTTTATTCTAGATTACAATGTCAAGAGAAAAAAGAGAAGAATCGATATGCCTTACTGCGGAGGtatctcagtttcacaaatATTGGCTCAACGAGACAAAATGACGATGGGACAACAGAACTTCGCCAAAGACAGCACAACAAACCAACAAGTGAACCAACAGGTGAGTAccctatataaaaaaataaatatcgaaaccTTCAACTTCATTCAAACTTGAAATCTGATACCTATTTCCTCCGTAGGTCTGGTCAGCACATCAGCAACAACAACAACAGATGCAGCAAACAAACAGACTTCAAGCATATCCGAGCAACATGCCGATGCCTAGGTATCCACTTGGTCAGGATTCAAACGAGCCTACACATAATGGGGAAAACATCGCCATGACCCACCAGCACCAATCCATGCCTCCAAACATATCACATCAAACTGATCACGTCCCTAACCAACATCGGCAACTTTCTAACGATAGTCCGAATGTTCATGTCCACCATCAGCATGTGATTGGTCCAAATGGTCAGATTATCAATGTGCAGAAGCCAATGCCTCCCATTCAGCATGCGCAGAATGTTATAAATAGTCAAAATAATATGACTTTGTTCCAAGGTCAGAAATCCGCCCAACCGATGTTGCATAATCACCCTCAATCACAACAAAGACTATACGTGAATAGTCAGCCGAATGAGCCTAGTGGACCTGGTCGGCCTCTGCAAATAATGCCGGTTGGTATGGATAATCAACAAAGGCCATTAGATATCCAGCAAAGAATGGCGCAAAATCCTCCACAATTCTACAATAACCAACCTCCAATGTACCCTCAAATGCCTCAATATGATCCATCGAAATCTGTGAGACCTTTGATGCCTCCAGGTAATATGCCGATCAATGGATTTAGGCAGCAGGTACTCAATCAGGGTCAAATGATACAACAGCAGCACATGATGATGAATCCGAACCATCAAAAAATGCACTGGCCGCCCAACAGAGCCCCAGCTCCAGTCAACCAGCCTAATCAGCAGAATCAAATGCCAAATGTTTATGAGAGAGTGCCACCCTTGCACCAACACCCTATGATGTGGCAGGAGGAagtgaaaaagaaaaagatCAAACTGGGAAAAATGGCGAAGAATCGAGGTGGTTTCGTCATGGAATGTCAAACAACACAATCTCCTTGTCCAAATGTAGATATTAGGCAGATTTCTAATGAGCCTGATAGAGGTGTCATTCTCAACCAGGTACCTCCAGCGAGCCAGAGTAATCCTGGCCCCTCATTTATGGAAGACCCTAGTGGGTATTTGGCTCAACAGACAGCTTTATTGAACAATACTATAAACAGACAAACAGGTAAGTCTTGGGTTGTTTCGTTCGTTTTTGGTTCATTATCttgattaaattttgttttcaggtGCTAATCCTTGTGGGGGATATATTTGTAACAGTCCAACTTCTTCGGTACATCCTACGCAAAACTCTAATATAATATCAATTAGCAGTAGTCAAAACAACGAGGTGCCTTTACCAAGTAATGTGATGATGCAAATGAAGCAAAATCAAAGTGTGCCTCAAAAAATAGCCAATCAGCAGAATGCAGATGTTATCAAAAACCAACAGCAATCCCAACAAATGCAAAACATGATGCAACAGCAATTTGTACAAACTATAACTCAAGGAGTAGCGGATAGTAGCGCTGTTGTGAATGCAAACgaacaaaaacaacaacaatatGTACAGTGTCAAGGATGCATAGCAGATAGTATGAATGCCAGTCAACAATATATAATAAGAGAACAAATGAACAACCAAGGTCAAAAAATACTGCAATATTCCAGACCGAATAGTCAGCCAGGCACGCCGAGTTCTTCAGGTGGAATAGAAGATGTGACATCTTCAACGTTCTCTGATAAGCAAAGCATACAAAACTCGCCAGATAATAGGCCGATTCAAGGTGGAACCGTCAGTACTAGCAACGTTTCTCCCATTGATGGTTTTCATTCCGGCCCACCCACTCCAAACTCTCACACTCCGTCCTCTATGACGCCCAATCCAAATACACCCATTCCACATACACCCAGTCCTTACAACCCGAATCAACATTCTTCACATTCGGTTACTCCCACACCTCCAACTCCAACTCAACAAATCCAAAATCAGTTTCAAATGCCAAATATGCATCCTCAACAAATGCAAAACCAACATCAACAGCAGAGTCAACCTCAGAATCATCATCAGCAAAATCAGAATTCTCAACCATATATGGTCCAAAGAATATCAGATTCGCAAACTGGTCAAAATTATATTGTGTATTCTTCAAGTGGCAATACAAATATGCAgcaaattcaaatgaatcagATCAAGGATGGTCAGGGATACAACACAGGTCCTCCACCAAGACCAGAATATTATGTGAATACAAGTGTGCCACAGCAAGATATACAGAATTCTAGAGGACCATTTATATCTGGAATTGTTACTACAATGGCAAGTGGAAGGACTGTAGGGAGTAACACGATCACGTCTGTGTTAGCAGGACGAGCTAATACTGCTACAGTATCCATTAATAGCCCACAAAATGTCAACAATCCATCTCCACCGTCTTCCATTCAAGGGCCAAACGTAATGTCGAACCAATCAGTAACTGTAAACGTATCCAAATCACCTTTAGAAATGGTACAGAGTGTAGTTAGTAGCATTCAGGTTCCACATTCTCCACATCCATCATCTGTAGCGCATACTAATGCGCAAGTATCTCCTACCATAGTTAAGTCTACTCTTCCTCCTGGGCATATTCTAGTTTCTTCAGGAGGACAACTGATAATGGCCAATACTGGAAATTGCCAGACCAATGTTATGCCCCCACCACCACCTAAGTTAATGGCGAATCAGTCGATGCCTCCGATATCAGCATCTCCAATGATCACAAATGTTACAGCTGCAATGACGCAAATGATACCAGCTGTTGCGCAACAGATGTTGGGACAGCAGACTGTACTTGTAAATGCATTACCTGCACCATTTGTCCTTCAGCCTGGTGTTGCCATGACGATGGATGGAGTAACAGTGGGTCAAAATATGCAAATACCTCAGATTGTTACCGGTAACGTCATACAACAACAAGTACAGATAGAGACAAATGAGGCTAGACGAGGACAAGGAATGCTATCTCCTGAGAGTAAAAAGAAAGGTAAAAAGAGAAAACTTTCATCTCAAACTGTGGCTGGCATGCTGCAAATAGCGGCACAACAGAATCCTGGTATGGTCATGCAACAACAGAGTTTCCCACAGCAAATCCAAATGGCTCACAGTCCCCAAAGCATAACAGGTCCGGTTATGCAAGCCTTAACTATCGTTCCTAGCAAAAACGGAGGTCCTGCGCAAATCGTTATGAATGGTCAGGCTAATATTGGAACTCAACAGCTAATCACTAATTCACAACCGGCGCAACAAATAAATCTTTTGCAGCCTGTCAACTTGATAAATGGCGGAACAGGAGTGGTTCAGAATTTCCCAACAATTCAGCAATTCATAGTACCGAATTTGGGTGGCATGGTGATGAATCCAGATGGTACAGCCACAATACTACAAGATACATCTAATATCGGCATGCAGTTGCAATTGCAAAATGTTAATGGACAGAATATATTGACTCCTGTTCAGAATGGTGGTGTATTCAACGGTTCCCAAAATATAATAGCTGCAGGTCCTGCAGGAATGGTTATCAGGACACCAGCTCCAACTCAAGGAAAGATCATTCAGCAGCAGCATAGTCCCGGTGCTCAATTTCTTTCACCTAATGGTGGGCAATTCGTGGTAAACGGCGGTCAGTTTGGTGGCCAGTTGAGTCCTCTTGTTGCAAATGTTAGCCCTTCACAGCAGGTTACATTCAGCAGTCCGGCGCAACAGATGCGTCCCCAACAGGCTCCTCAGCAGGAGTATATCCAGTGCAGTCAGATGGGTCAAACGCTTATGGTACCCTGCGCCCCTGGCAATAACATATCGGCTTCAAATTCGAACCAGAATACCACATATGTTCAACAAAATACCACCATAGTACAGCAACAGACAACAATGGTTTCCAATAACCAACAGCAACAGAACCAACCGAATATGCAGAGAACCACTACTCTGAATGTTGATCATAACTTTCTGATAAGTTCAAACGAGAACAAGCAACAAATGCATCCTGTTTTGATTAAAGAGTGTCCTCAGAATCCTTCTTATAGGCATTCAGTATCCACACAAACTGCAACCAATCAGTCTCAAGCCGTTACCACCAACACATTTTGCCAAACGTCTACGGTTTCTGCAGGAAGTCCTCCAGATACTACTACACATAGTCCTTTGGCCTTAGGAGGACAAAGTCCACCCACTGTAGATACAACTACACATTCAGGCAGCACTGATGATGGCCTTTCACCTGCCCCTTCCAATTGTTCTGCAGGTTTTGGTGATGTTACCATACAGGGAAGGCATCAGTCTATGGTGAGTCACTTTTCGATATAAATCTTTTGGTATGAAATTAAAAGAGCcacgaaaatttaaaaattttcataggTCCATTGATTTTGGTGGTCTCCTACTCTTTTTCTTAATGGTTAAAGCCAGAACTGAATTTTGTTATAGGCATTTTAacattttgaattcattttcaggCAATGGTCCATTGCATATCGAGCAGTGAACCAGACTCTGCCGATTTCAACAATCAGAGCTCGGACAATGAATGCTTCAGAGCTCAAGTGATAGCAAGTCAAAAGCATGATTACACAGAGGTCACCAGTGACCAGATGCATTACCTTGCCAAGAAAAACAATCCTACTCATTTTGCTTATGCTGAATCGTCGACTATGGTATCTGGTGTTCACTTTGTGGCAGATCAGATCAAGGCAGATGAATCAGTTGTCAGTTCTAGGCACTCTGAGAAACGGAAAAGCAGTGACACTCTGTTAGTCATGGAGACCAGACAGATACATTTCCAGGATGAAGAAGGTTAGTGCCGTTTGATTCATATTTGTAGCTTTGGAGATTGATCTGTTTTAATTTTCATGCATGTTATGTATGAAGTGAGAGTTAGTGAAAGTTTTAATATTGCATGTGTCATCTGTGCATATCTTACTAATATTTGTCTTATTGTTGATTCATTCATCAGTAATGTTGGTGAAATATCTGATATCACGAATGATTGAATGAGTTAACTTCTGAATAGATTATGGAAATCAAGCCATTTTCTATTCATCATAGTTGTAACAGTTTATGTAGCCTTCTCTTATGATATTAATGGTGTTTGACATTAGTTCTTTGTGGTAGCATTAAACATTGTAGGTGGAGTGTTCATTTAAGGGCATAACATTCGGCTGAATTGTATGAAAATATCGGTTTTCGAAGAAAACAATGGTGTGGCTTACTAAAATAACGAACTGTAAATACCAACAACACAAACACAGAACTGTacattacaaaaatggtgaatcTTGATCAAGGCCTTTTCTCGCATCTCATCATCTCATTTCCTTCGCGCTAATGTAGTCTTAACAATCGTCATAATTGTAAAGCGAAATTGTTTTAATTCTCAGAGTGTGATCAGAAAGTTGAAAAAGAAAGGGAAACCAATTTTATGATAGGAGATTTAGTGTGGGGTCCATCTAAGTGTAATCCTTCGTGGCCTGGCAAAATTATCAGCTTAGAAGATGACAGAGCCACAGTTAAATGGTTTGGTAATGAAAAATCGACTTCCATAGTAGAAAAATCGTCACTCCAGTCGCTTTCTGAAGGATTGGATGCGCACCATCGAGCTCGAAAAAATTTAAGAACGTGAGTgtacaaatttgaaaaatttcagccACATCATAACACTGCCCAAATTATACTAATTGTTTTCATCTCATTGTTTTCTGTTAGTTAGATTAGATGTGCAATTGTTCGAATTAATGTAGAAGGTATTGTAGGTGCTTGAATATCAGAAGTACCTGTATTTTGAGTCTGTAGATGTAAGATGAGTTTGttttaattgtttttgttttgtacACGTATTTTATGTAACTCTCTGGTACATCATTATAATTTGGCAAAATCAGTTCTTCTtatatttgattgaaatataaGAAAGCAGTGTTTTTGCCTCTCCAGTATTCAATATCCTCATGCAGTGTATAACATCTTTATAAATCTTTAATGTGAAAGATGTACTTGTATGacccatatatttttttcacagaaGTCGCAAATTGAACTCTCAACTTGAAAATGCAATCCAAGAAGCTATGGCAGAACTAGATAAAGATGtagtgaatgaaaaaaattcctgtacTGCTACACCAAAAAGTGCTTCTCCAAAAAAAGATACTTCCAAGAAGAATTTCATTGGTAGACTGAGGAGTAGCCAGAAGTGAATCTTCAAtggttttcaaaaatatcaaaatcatgGACCAACATCGAATATGGT
It includes:
- the LOC123679681 gene encoding nuclear receptor coactivator 6 isoform X3, translated to MPYCGGISVSQILAQRDKMTMGQQNFAKDSTTNQQVNQQVWSAHQQQQQQMQQTNRLQAYPSNMPMPRYPLGQDSNEPTHNGENIAMTHQHQSMPPNISHQTDHVPNQHRQLSNDSPNVHVHHQHVIGPNGQIINVQKPMPPIQHAQNVINSQNNMTLFQGQKSAQPMLHNHPQSQQRLYVNSQPNEPSGPGRPLQIMPVGMDNQQRPLDIQQRMAQNPPQFYNNQPPMYPQMPQYDPSKSVRPLMPPGNMPINGFRQQVLNQGQMIQQQHMMMNPNHQKMHWPPNRAPAPVNQPNQQNQMPNVYERVPPLHQHPMMWQEEVKKKKIKLGKMAKNRGGFVMECQTTQSPCPNVDIRQISNEPDRGVILNQVPPASQSNPGPSFMEDPSGYLAQQTALLNNTINRQTGANPCGGYICNSPTSSVHPTQNSNIISISSSQNNEVPLPSNVMMQMKQNQSVPQKIANQQNADVIKNQQQSQQMQNMMQQQFVQTITQGVADSSAVVNANEQKQQQYVQCQGCIADSMNASQQYIIREQMNNQGQKILQYSRPNSQPGTPSSSGGIEDVTSSTFSDKQSIQNSPDNRPIQGGTVSTSNVSPIDGFHSGPPTPNSHTPSSMTPNPNTPIPHTPSPYNPNQHSSHSVTPTPPTPTQQIQNQFQMPNMHPQQMQNQHQQQSQPQNHHQQNQNSQPYMVQRISDSQTGQNYIVYSSSGNTNMQQIQMNQIKDGQGYNTGPPPRPEYYVNTSVPQQDIQNSRGPFISGIVTTMASGRTVGSNTITSVLAGRANTATVSINSPQNVNNPSPPSSIQGPNVMSNQSVTVNVSKSPLEMVQSVVSSIQVPHSPHPSSVAHTNAQVSPTIVKSTLPPGHILVSSGGQLIMANTGNCQTNVMPPPPPKLMANQSMPPISASPMITNVTAAMTQMIPAVAQQMLGQQTVLVNALPAPFVLQPGVAMTMDGVTVGQNMQIPQIVTGNVIQQQVQIETNEARRGQGMLSPESKKKGKKRKLSSQTVAGMLQIAAQQNPGMVMQQQSFPQQIQMAHSPQSITGPVMQALTIVPSKNGGPAQIVMNGQANIGTQQLITNSQPAQQINLLQPVNLINGGTGVVQNFPTIQQFIVPNLGGMVMNPDGTATILQDTSNIGMQLQLQNVNGQNILTPVQNGGVFNGSQNIIAAGPAGMVIRTPAPTQGKIIQQQHSPGAQFLSPNGGQFVVNGGQFGGQLSPLVANVSPSQQVTFSSPAQQMRPQQAPQQEYIQCSQMGQTLMVPCAPGNNISASNSNQNTTYVQQNTTIVQQQTTMVSNNQQQQNQPNMQRTTTLNVDHNFLISSNENKQQMHPVLIKECPQNPSYRHSVSTQTATNQSQAVTTNTFCQTSTVSAGSPPDTTTHSPLALGGQSPPTVDTTTHSGSTDDGLSPAPSNCSAGFGDVTIQGRHQSMAMVHCISSSEPDSADFNNQSSDNECFRAQVIASQKHDYTEVTSDQMHYLAKKNNPTHFAYAESSTMVSGVHFVADQIKADESVVSSRHSEKRKSSDTLLVMETRQIHFQDEEECDQKVEKERETNFMIGDLVWGPSKCNPSWPGKIISLEDDRATVKWFGNEKSTSIVEKSSLQSLSEGLDAHHRARKNLRTSRKLNSQLENAIQEAMAELDKDVVNEKNSCTATPKSASPKKDTSKKNFIGRLRSSQK